A genomic window from Kineosporia sp. NBRC 101731 includes:
- a CDS encoding HRDC domain-containing protein, whose amino-acid sequence MPRDGVPPVVSDIATLNQVIDAFASGTGPVAVDAERASGHRYGQRAFLVQLRREGAGTALIDPVALPDLSGLNAAIVDAEWVLHAASQDLPCLYDVGLRPRLIFDTELGARLAGYPRVGLAAMVEEMLGLSLAKEHSAVDWSTRPLPEPWLRYAALDVEVLVDLRDAVCAELTRQNKLDWAMEEFAAVAATPPPAPRVDPWRRTSGMHRVRDRRRLAAVRELWQTRDAIARQRDLSPGRVLGDAAIIEAALAMPTTQSGLIALPAFNGRGARRYARQWTEAVTHAKSLADSDLPPQHLPSEGPPPPRVWAERDAAAAARLAACRASMSELAGELGMPVENLISPDTVRRLSWTPPPEITPGAVRARLETAGARAWQIGLITDRLVQALQTPAPEPTEDSPEA is encoded by the coding sequence ATGCCCCGGGACGGTGTTCCGCCGGTTGTCAGCGACATCGCGACCCTGAACCAGGTCATCGACGCTTTCGCGTCCGGTACCGGTCCGGTGGCGGTGGATGCCGAGCGAGCCTCCGGCCATCGGTACGGCCAGCGCGCCTTCCTGGTGCAGCTGCGGCGCGAGGGCGCGGGAACCGCGCTCATCGACCCGGTGGCCCTGCCCGACCTGAGTGGGCTGAACGCCGCGATCGTCGACGCCGAATGGGTGTTGCACGCGGCTTCCCAAGATCTGCCCTGCCTCTACGACGTGGGCCTGCGCCCCCGCCTGATCTTCGACACCGAGCTCGGTGCCCGCCTGGCCGGCTACCCCCGGGTGGGCCTGGCCGCGATGGTCGAGGAGATGCTCGGCCTGAGCCTGGCCAAGGAACACTCGGCCGTCGACTGGAGCACCCGCCCCCTGCCCGAGCCCTGGCTGCGCTACGCCGCGCTCGACGTGGAGGTGCTGGTCGACCTGCGCGACGCCGTCTGCGCCGAGCTGACCCGCCAGAACAAGCTGGACTGGGCGATGGAGGAGTTCGCGGCCGTCGCCGCCACCCCGCCGCCGGCCCCGCGCGTCGACCCCTGGCGCCGTACGTCGGGCATGCACCGGGTGCGGGACCGCCGGCGCCTGGCCGCCGTGCGCGAGCTCTGGCAGACCCGTGACGCGATCGCCCGCCAGCGCGACCTCTCCCCCGGCCGGGTGCTCGGCGACGCCGCGATCATCGAGGCCGCCCTGGCCATGCCCACGACGCAGAGCGGCCTGATCGCCCTGCCCGCCTTCAACGGTCGCGGTGCCCGCCGCTACGCCCGTCAGTGGACCGAGGCCGTGACCCACGCCAAGTCCCTGGCCGACTCCGACCTGCCGCCGCAGCACCTTCCCAGCGAGGGCCCGCCCCCGCCGCGGGTGTGGGCCGAGCGCGACGCCGCCGCGGCCGCACGGCTGGCGGCCTGCCGGGCCTCGATGAGCGAGCTGGCCGGTGAGCTGGGCATGCCGGTGGAGAACCTGATCTCGCCCGACACCGTGCGGCGCCTGAGCTGGACGCCGCCCCCGGAGATCACCCCGGGCGCGGTGCGCGCCCGCCTGGAGACCGCCGGCGCCCGCGCCTGGCAGATCGGCCTGATCACCGACCGCCTGGTCCAGGCCCTGCAGACACCGGCCCCGGAACCCACCGAGGACTCCCCCGAGGCGTAA